A genome region from Arachis duranensis cultivar V14167 chromosome 8, aradu.V14167.gnm2.J7QH, whole genome shotgun sequence includes the following:
- the LOC107461313 gene encoding uncharacterized protein LOC107461313, with protein MRTIKEFFLRHYYSLWLSPSLSPPSHMNSNDVENHRNSDVTTKQIKINKEEGRGESSSISSFLCEICIDTKTEVENFSITGCSHSYCTDCVVKYVGSKLDDNVINIWCPTPRCGGFLELDGCREVLPKIVFDRWDKLLCEAAVVENESERFMYCPFKDCSALMIVDDDSPTESECPSCNRQICVMCEAVWHHGSTCEEFGRTYNEYRVVMEVAARNQWMRCPNCRFFIEKKRFTCDKIRCRYKTAI; from the exons ATGAGGACGATCAAAGAGTTTTTCTTGAGGCACTACTACTCTCTTTGGCTGTCACCATCACTATCACCACCGTCACACATGAATTCTAACGACGTAGAAAATCACAGAAACAGCGACGTCACCACAAAACAAATAAAGATCAACAAAGAGGAGGGAAGAGGCGAGTCATCCTCGATTTCCTCGTTCTTATGCGAAATCTGCATTGATACTAAAACCGAAGTAGAAAATTTCTCTATAACCGGTTGCAGCCACTCATATTGTACGGATTGCGTGGTGAAGTACGTTGGTTCTAAGCTTGACGACAACGTGATTAATATCTGGTGTCCGACTCCTCGGTGTGGTGGTTTCTTGGAACTCGACGGTTGCCGCGAGGTTCTACCAAAGATAGTTTTCGATCGATGGGATAAGTTATTGTGTGAAGCTGCTGTTGTTGAGAATGAGAGCGAGAGATTCATGTATTGCCCCTTCAAGGACTGCTCTGCCCTTATGATCGTCGACGATGATTCACCAACGGAATCAGAATGCCCTAGCTGTAATAGGCAGATCTGCGTCATGTGCGAGGCAGTTTGGCATCATGGGAGCACGTGCGAAGAATTTGGGAGGACATATAATGAATATAGAGTAGTGATGGAGGTAGCGGCCAGGAACCAGTGGATGAGGTGCCCAAACTGCAGGTTCTTTATTGAGAAAAAACGTTTCACCTGCGATAAAATCCGTTGCAG ATACAAAACTGCCATATAA
- the LOC107461514 gene encoding uncharacterized protein LOC107461514: MASTQANASENPTNIPASQSGSTAGIASKRKVSKNALGSRTDVGWEHRISVGEDGKKIQCKYCHKIFSGGVYRLKHHLAGTQKDVGACTAVSDEVKKQMWDVVSGLQVNLMKKTSVGGASPGEATKEVDTTGEKRKGKELDGNIFKKTRISTQTTINNIFKKNLREEVCLEISAFFYNNGIPFNVSRSEEYSRMFEKAIRYGQGFKPPSYHELRVPLLKKHVELVQQSLEGHRAYWKQVGCTIMTDGWTDKRRRTILNFLVNSPKGTVFLKSIDASHITKTADKIFKMIDDVVEEVGEENVIQVVTDNAANYKAAGEMLMKKRKKLFWTPCAAHCIDLMLEDLEKKVTLHKDTIYKGRKITTYIYARTALIALLHIHTKGKDLVRPGMTRFATSYLTLGCLNDNKGSLIRMFLSDQWTSSKFAKTKDGKIIASVVLDKVFWKEVVICLRAAYPLLHVLRMVDSEEKPAMGFIYEEMTSAKEKIRDAFQGVETNYIPIWDIIDARWGNQLHRPLHAAGYYLNPQIHYSSGFKIAYELKKQFYACMERMTGNPDLITKMDVQLEDFKTQKEFFGSKVAQNTIYTKTPAQWWDSYGDQHPELQQFAIRVLNLTCSSSGCERNWSAFEMVHTKRRNRLKAKTMNDVVFVMTNSRLAKKKQTRRSLDYDYSLDELDSDEEWIVADEDGEEEDLDALIPDPDLNDEASGNRVVGASKDPLTIPYLDDDEFEELLQGPLPPAPDNDEDGNAEVCETREDFMTDEE, translated from the exons ATGGCATCGACTCAAGCTAATGCAAGTGAAAATCCGACTAACATTCCAGCTTCTCAATCAGGAAGTACAGCTGGAATTGCTAGTAAAAGAAAAGTTTCTAAGAATGCTCTTGGAAGTAGAACTGATGTAGGATGGGAGCACAGGATATCTGTTGGAGAAGATGGAAAGAAGATACAATGTAAATACTgtcataaaattttttcagGGGGAGTTTATAGATTGAAACACCACTTAGCAGGAACTCAAAAAGATGTTGGGGCCTGTACAGCTGTTAGTGATGAAGTTAAGAAGCAAATGTGGGATGTTGTGAGTGGGTTGCAAGTGAATTTGATGAAGAAAACAAGCGTGGGTGGGGCAAGCCCAGGGGAAGCTACTAAAGAAGTTGACACTACCGGtgaaaaaagaaagggaaaagaacTAGATGGCAACATATTCAAGAAAACACGCATTAGTActcaaacaacaatcaacaatataTTTAAGAAGAATTTGAGAGAGGAAGTATGTTTAGAGATTAGTGCTTTTTTCTACAACAATGGCATCCCCTTTAATGTTTCAAGGAGCGAGGAATACAGTAGAATGTTTGAGAAAGCTATAAGATATGGACAAGGATTCAAGCCACCATCCTACCATGAATTAAGGGTGCCTCTTTTGAAGAAACACGTGGAGCTTGTTCAACAATCACTAGAGGGACATAGAGCATATTGGAAGCAGGTTGGTTGCACAATAATGACTGATGGTTGGACAGATAAGAGAAGACGGACCATCCTAAATTTTTTGGTTAATAGTCCTAAAGGGACTGTTTTTCTAAAATCTATTGATGCCTCTCATATTACTAAGACAGCTGATAAAATCTTCAAAATGATAGATGATGTGGTTGAAGAGGTTGGTGAAGAAAATGTCATCCAAGTTGTCACCGACAATGCGGCTAACTACAAAGCTGCAGGAGAAATgctaatgaaaaagagaaaaaagttgTTTTGGACGCCTTGTGCAGCACATTGCATTGATTTAATGTTAGAAGACTTGGAAAAAAAAGTAACACTTCACAAGGACACAATTTACAAAGGTAGAAAGATTACTACTTACATATATGCTAGAACTGCTCTTATTGCACTACTACACATCCACACTAAAGGGAAAGATTTGGTGAGGCCGGGTATGACCCGTTTTGCAACTTCTTACCTTACTTTGGGATGTCTCAATGACAACAAAGGTTCCTTAATAAGAATGTTTCTTTCTGATCAATGGACTTCTAGTAAATTTGCAAAGACAAAAGATGGAAAGATAATTGCAAGTGTGGTGTTAGATAAGGTGTTTTGGAAAGAAGTGGTAATTTGCTTGAGGGCTGCCTACCCTCTTCTTCATGTGCTTCGTATGGTAGATTCAGAAGAAAAGCCTGCAATGGGATTTATTTATGAAGAAATGACAAGTGCAAAGGAGAAAATACGAGATGCATTTCAAGGAGTTGAGACAAA tTATATACCTATTTGGGATATTATTGATGCAAGATGGGGAAACCAACTTCATAGGCCATTGCATGCTGCAGGCTATTATTTGAATCCTCAAATTCATTATAGCTCTGGTTTTAAAATTGCTTATGAGCTTAAGAAGCAGTTTTATGCTTGTATGGAAAGGATGACAGGAAATCCAGATTTAATCACTAAGATGGATGTTCAACTTGAAGATTTTAAGACTCAAAAAGAGTTTTTTGGTAGTAAAGTAGCTCAAAATACAATTTATACTAAAACTCCAGCTCAATGGTGGGATTCTTATGGAGATCAGCATCCAGAGCTCCAACAATTTGCAATTCGTGTCTTGAATTTGACATGTAGTTCATCTGGATGTGAACGTAATTGGAGTGCTTTTGAGATg GTTCACACAAAAAGGAGAAACCGTTTAAAAGCTAAAACCATGAATGATGTTGTGTTTGTGATGACAAACTCAAGATTAGCAAAGAAAAAACAAACTAGAAGAAGTCTTGATTATGACTATAGTCTTGATGAGTTGGACTCTGATGAAGAGTGGATTGTTGCTGACgaagatggagaagaagaagatttagaTGCTCTAATTCCAGATCCTGATTTAAATGATGAAGCAAGTGGTAATAGAGTTGTTGGTGCCTCTAAGGATCCTTTGACAATTCCTtatcttgatgatgatgagtttgaaGAACTTCTCCAAGGACCTCTTCCTCCTGCTCctgataatgatgaagatggTAATGCAGAAGTTTGTGAAACTCGTGAAGATTTTATGActgatgaagaataa